A region of Ictidomys tridecemlineatus isolate mIctTri1 chromosome 4, mIctTri1.hap1, whole genome shotgun sequence DNA encodes the following proteins:
- the Gcnt1 gene encoding beta-1,3-galactosyl-O-glycosyl-glycoprotein beta-1,6-N-acetylglucosaminyltransferase has product MLRNLWRRRLFSCPTKYYFMILVLSLITFSVVRIHQKAEFVSVRHLELIGDNPSNNINCTKILQGDANEIQKVKLEILTVKFRKRPRWTPSDYINMTSDCPSFIKMRKYIIEPLSKEEESFPIAYSIVVHHKIEMLDRLLRAIYMPQNFYCIHVDKKSEDSFIAAVMGIASCFSNVFVASQLENVVYASWSRVQADLNCMKDLYRMSANWKYLINLCGLDFPIKTNLEIVRKLKSFMGENNLETEKMPSNKEERWKKHHVVINGKLTNTGTVKGHPPLKTPLFSGSAYFVVSREYVRYVLENENIHKFMEWAQDTYSPDEYLWATIQRIPEVPGSLSLSHKYDLSDMQSVARFVKWQYFEGDIAQGALYPPCNGVHVRSVCVFGAGDLNWILRKHHFFANKFDLDVDLFAVQCLDEHLRHKALEMLEH; this is encoded by the coding sequence ATGCTGAGGAATTTATGGCGGaggagacttttttcttgtcCCACTAAATACTATTTTATGATTCTTGTTTTATCCCTAATAACTTTCTCTGTTGTAAGGATTCATCAGAAGGCTGAATTTGTAAGTGTCAGACACCTGGAGCTTATTGGAGATAATCCTAGTAATAATATTAATTGCACCAAAATTTTGCAGGGTGATGCAAATGAAATCCAGAAGGTAAAGCTTGAGATACTAACAGTGAAATTTAGAAAACGTCCTCGTTGGACACCATCTGACTATATAAACATGACCAGTGACTGCCCTTCATTCATTAAGATGCGTAAATATATTATAGAACCTCTTAGTAAAGAAGAGGAAAGCTTCCCAATTGCATACTCCATAGTGGTTCATCACAAAATTGAAATGCTTGACAGGCTCCTGAGGGCCATCTATATGCCTCAGAATTTCTACTGCATTCATGTAGACAAAAAATCAGAGGACTCCTTTATAGCAGCGGTAATGGGCATCGCATCCTGTTTCAGTAACGTCTTTGTGGCCAGTCAGTTGGAGAATGTAGTTTATGCATCCTGGAGTCGGGTTCAGGCCGATCTCAACTGCATGAAGGACCTCTACAGAATGAGTGCCAATTGGAAGTACTTGATCAATCTTTGTGGGTTAGATTTTCCTATTAAAACCAACCTGGAAATTGTCAGGAAGCTCAAGTCGTTCATGGGTGAAAACAACCTGGAAACGGAAAAGATGCCATCTAATAAAGAAGAAAGGTGGAAGAAGCATCATGTGGTCATTAatggaaagttgactaatacGGGGACTGTCAAAGGGCATCCTCCACTCAAAACACCTTTGTTTTCGGGCAGTGCCTATTTTGTGGTCAGTAGGGAGTACGTGAGGTATGTGCTAGAGAATGAAAACATTCACAAGTTCATGGAGTGGGCACAAGACACGTACAGCCCAGATGAGTATCTCTGGGCCACTATTCAGAGGATCCCTGAGGTCCCAGGCTCACTGTCCTTAAGCCACAAGTATGACTTGTCTGACATGCAGTCCGTTGCCAGGTTTGTCAAGTGGCAGTACTTTGAAGGTGACATTGCCCAGGGTGCACTTTACCCACCCTGCAACGGGGTCCATGTGCGCTCAGTGTGTGTTTTCGGAGCTGGCGACTTGAACTGGATACTACGTAAGCACCACTTTTTTGCCAATAAGTTTGACCTGGACGTCGATCTCTTTGCTGTTCAGTGTTTGGATGAGCATCTGAGGCATAAAGCCCTGGAGATGTTAGAACACTGA